The following proteins come from a genomic window of Synechococcus sp. BIOS-E4-1:
- a CDS encoding BMC domain-containing protein, with translation MANETMGIALGMIETRGLVPAIEAADAMTKAAEVRLIGREFVGGGYVTVLVRGETGAVNAAVRAGADACERVGDGLVAAHIIARPHREVEPALGNGNFLGQKD, from the coding sequence ATGGCAAACGAAACCATGGGCATCGCTCTCGGCATGATCGAGACACGCGGCCTCGTTCCAGCGATCGAAGCGGCTGACGCCATGACCAAGGCTGCCGAAGTGCGTCTGATCGGTCGTGAGTTCGTCGGTGGCGGTTATGTCACCGTTCTGGTGCGCGGCGAAACCGGCGCTGTGAACGCTGCTGTGCGTGCTGGCGCCGATGCCTGTGAGCGCGTTGGCGACGGCCTCGTTGCCGCTCACATCATTGCCCGCCCCCACCGCGAAGTGGAGCCTGCACTGGGCAACGGCAACTTCCTTGGTCAGAAGGACTGA
- a CDS encoding ribulose bisphosphate carboxylase small subunit → MPFQSTVGDYKTVATLETFGFLPPMTQDEIYDQIAYIIAQGWSPLIEHVHPSNSMATYWSYWKLPFFGEKDLNVVVSELEACHRAYPDHHVRIVGYDAYTQSQGACFVVFEGR, encoded by the coding sequence ATGCCTTTCCAGAGCACCGTGGGTGACTACAAAACAGTCGCCACCCTGGAGACCTTCGGCTTTCTTCCGCCGATGACCCAGGACGAGATCTACGACCAGATCGCTTACATCATCGCCCAGGGCTGGAGCCCGCTCATCGAGCATGTCCATCCCAGCAACTCCATGGCCACCTACTGGTCCTATTGGAAGCTTCCCTTCTTTGGCGAGAAGGATCTCAATGTTGTCGTGAGTGAGCTCGAGGCCTGCCATCGCGCCTACCCCGACCACCACGTGCGCATCGTCGGTTACGACGCCTACACCCAGAGCCAGGGTGCCTGCTTCGTGGTTTTCGAAGGACGCTGA
- a CDS encoding form I ribulose bisphosphate carboxylase large subunit, which yields MSKKYDAGVKEYRDTYWTPDYVPLDTDLLACFKCTGQEGVPKEEVAAAVAAESSTGTWSTVWSELLTDLEFYKGRCYRIEDVPGDKESFYAFIAYPLDLFEEGSITNVLTSLVGNVFGFKALRHLRLEDIRFPIAFIKSCYGPPNGICVERDRMNKYGRPLLGCTIKPKLGLSGKNYGRVVYECLRGGLDFTKDDENINSQPFQRWQNRFEFVAEAIKLSEQETGERKGHYLNVTANTPEEMYERAEFAKELGMPIIMHDFITGGFTANTGLSKWCRKNGMLLHIHRAMHAVIDRHPKHGIHFRVLAKCLRLSGGDQLHTGTVVGKLEGDRQTTLGYIDQLRESFVPEDRSRGNFFDQDWGSMPGVFAVASGGIHVWHMPALVAIFGDDSVLQFGGGTHGHPWGSAAGAAANRVALEACVKARNAGREIEKESRDILLEAGKHSPELAIALETWKEIKFEFDTVDKLDVQS from the coding sequence ATGAGCAAGAAGTACGACGCCGGGGTAAAGGAGTACAGAGACACTTACTGGACTCCTGATTACGTCCCCCTAGACACCGACCTGCTGGCCTGCTTCAAGTGCACCGGCCAGGAAGGTGTGCCCAAGGAAGAGGTCGCCGCTGCTGTGGCTGCCGAATCCTCCACCGGCACCTGGTCCACCGTGTGGTCCGAGCTCCTCACCGATCTCGAGTTCTACAAGGGCCGCTGCTATCGCATCGAAGATGTTCCTGGTGACAAGGAATCCTTCTATGCCTTCATCGCCTATCCCCTCGACCTGTTCGAGGAAGGCTCCATCACCAACGTTCTGACCTCTCTGGTCGGCAACGTGTTCGGTTTCAAGGCTCTTCGCCACCTGCGTCTGGAGGACATCCGCTTCCCGATCGCCTTCATCAAGAGCTGCTACGGCCCCCCGAACGGTATCTGCGTCGAGCGCGACCGGATGAACAAGTACGGGCGTCCTCTGCTGGGCTGCACGATCAAGCCGAAACTCGGCCTGAGCGGCAAGAACTATGGCCGTGTTGTCTACGAGTGCCTGCGCGGTGGTCTGGACTTCACCAAGGACGACGAAAACATCAACTCCCAGCCCTTCCAGCGCTGGCAGAACCGCTTCGAATTCGTTGCGGAAGCCATCAAGCTGTCCGAGCAGGAGACCGGTGAGCGCAAGGGTCACTATCTGAACGTGACCGCCAACACTCCCGAGGAGATGTACGAGCGCGCCGAGTTCGCCAAGGAACTCGGAATGCCGATCATCATGCACGACTTCATCACCGGTGGCTTCACTGCCAACACCGGTCTGTCGAAGTGGTGCCGCAAGAACGGCATGCTGCTTCACATCCACCGCGCCATGCACGCGGTGATTGACCGTCATCCCAAGCACGGCATCCACTTCCGCGTTCTCGCCAAGTGTCTGCGTCTGTCCGGTGGTGACCAGCTCCACACCGGCACTGTTGTCGGAAAGCTGGAAGGTGATCGTCAGACCACCCTCGGCTACATCGACCAGCTGCGCGAATCCTTCGTGCCTGAAGACCGCAGCCGCGGCAATTTCTTCGACCAGGACTGGGGCTCAATGCCCGGCGTGTTCGCCGTTGCTTCCGGTGGCATCCACGTGTGGCACATGCCCGCACTCGTGGCGATCTTCGGTGACGACTCTGTTCTGCAGTTCGGTGGTGGTACTCACGGACACCCCTGGGGCTCCGCTGCAGGTGCAGCTGCCAACCGCGTGGCTCTCGAAGCCTGCGTCAAGGCACGCAATGCCGGTCGCGAGATCGAGAAGGAAAGCCGCGACATCCTCCTGGAAGCAGGCAAGCACAGCCCTGAGCTGGCCATCGCCCTCGAGACCTGGAAGGAGATCAAGTTCGAGTTCGACACCGTCGACAAGCTCGACGTTCAGAGCTGA